From Desmodus rotundus isolate HL8 chromosome 12, HLdesRot8A.1, whole genome shotgun sequence, one genomic window encodes:
- the CD160 gene encoding LOW QUALITY PROTEIN: CD160 antigen (The sequence of the model RefSeq protein was modified relative to this genomic sequence to represent the inferred CDS: deleted 1 base in 1 codon; substituted 1 base at 1 genomic stop codon) has protein sequence MCRMLMAPSRGYFAQAILLATVDIQLSGCMNILSSVSQEGKCLSFICTVQHKKEEAEGTVVFLVKDRSWYCSLKTSLEQLRVKRYLETDDVGESSSQLVFTINQATPSASGTHQCCARSQKPEIHFQGHFFSVLVTETGNYTVMGLKQTGHHEFSHSKGALSSSFLQEVXVMLVTSLVALQGMCR, from the exons ATGTGCAGGATGCTGATGGCACCTAGCAGAGGCTACTTTGCCCAGGCCATTCTGCTGGCAACTGTGGACATCCAACTTAGTG GGTGCATGAACATTCTCAGCTCAGTTTCCCAGGAAGGGAAGTGCTTAAGCTTTATCTGTACTGTGCAGCATAAGAAAGAGGAGGCTGAGGGGACTGTAGTGTTTTTG GTTAAGGACAGGTCTTGGTACTGTTCCCTTAAGACCAGCCTGGAGCAACTGAGAGTGAAACGCTATCTTGAGACAGATGATGTTGGTGAAAGTTCATCTCAGTTGGTGTTCACCATAAACCAAGCCACACCATCAGCCAGTGGGACCCATCAGTGTTGTGCTAGAAGCCAGAAGCCAGAAATCCACTTTCAGGGccactttttctctgttttagtCACAG AGACAGGGAACTACACAGTGATGGGACTGAAACAAACAGGACACCATGAGTTCAGCCACAGTAAAGGCGCTCTCAGTTCAAGCTTCCTGCAAGAGGTCTAGGTGATGCTGGTCACTAGTCTGGTGGCCCTTCAAGGTATGTGCAGGTAA